Proteins from a single region of Brachybacterium avium:
- a CDS encoding pilus assembly protein TadG-related protein, translating to MTRIRKQLERGEVSELAIVIVVALFLVIGLVVDGGAKMNAAAEASATAQDAARVGAQPLESLPSDTQPAQLSASGAATAAESYLAQAGATGSARVIDPTTIEVTVTSSEDTVFLGLIGIHSVSATRTARVDLIQGQTEVLP from the coding sequence ATGACCCGGATCCGGAAGCAGCTCGAGCGCGGCGAGGTCTCCGAGCTCGCCATCGTCATCGTCGTCGCCCTGTTCCTCGTGATCGGCCTCGTCGTCGACGGCGGCGCCAAGATGAACGCGGCCGCGGAGGCCTCAGCGACTGCGCAGGACGCCGCACGCGTCGGCGCACAGCCCCTGGAGTCCCTCCCCTCGGACACGCAGCCCGCGCAGCTGAGCGCCAGCGGCGCCGCCACCGCCGCCGAGAGCTACCTCGCGCAGGCCGGGGCCACCGGCTCAGCCCGCGTCATCGACCCCACGACGATCGAGGTCACGGTCACCAGCTCCGAGGACACCGTCTTCCTCGGCCTCATCGGCATCCACTCGGTCTCCGCGACCCGCACCGCACGCGTCGACCTCATCCAGGGACAGACGGAGGTCCTCCCATGA
- a CDS encoding LysM peptidoglycan-binding domain-containing protein: MIKPLKALGALVVLAALIGGIPLALLTFYGNPIPQQLPGAEDVAHLFTTNDSIGFLLFVVVWIGWIAWATFTLSVVVEVIARMRHIPTPQLRGLSAQQGAAAVLVAAIAGLGAPAAMAETPAEIAPAVQTGEAPAMPAEQPSTETQSAQQDTSAATTEDLVITVQPGDTAWDLAAKHLGSGSQWSEIVKANDGKIQPDGGALRVGEDPFLEPGWKLTIPGVPAIDTAPQGAEQQYETVTVERGQSLSSIADEHLGDADRWPEIAEGSAHITQPGGHHLEDPDQIDIGWTLRVPTDAPAVPTHQADEQPSHQEEAPSSEEAAGAAEAAEQAVDAASDALPAAETPQADTATDAAPAGAETPAPASAPSAEAEETSTVPWTGVGSIFAASILGAVLARRLYTQRKRRADQRIPEAATVDLDQVRLTRIEDPTVLGFVDRALRTLSALQLRDGQTLPDVRLARLTDDHLELYASAPHELPAPFEATDDPATWLLPRTAALADDETIADIVAPYPALVTIGTDSDGYQILVDLEHLAALGIHAASQTSMPVMRALTVSLATSQWADDLAITTVGVCPELEDALGSGRITYRETVTELLDDLEAKLERDQEVLEELGHDSAQHARQAGDATDLWTPEIIIIGTDLSLTEKRRLQAIVDARPQIAVAVISSDQHTDLSEWRMHIESLEAARLEPLGLELHPQHLTDADYDAVLRALGAASTLEPTDEVSDEQLATEEAPAAPLHPVAIVQPSTSTILTAAQRDAEPELPAEHPYIRVLGPVEVLGATGPLEDKRLAELTETVTYIYLQPGKAENDFRADLWPGKRVADSTRHQRISRARKWLGAADDGTRYLPRANGADGSYTLDDHITSDWAYIQQIAELHQDATSEQLAEALKLVRGAPFAGGGRSRYRWSITLQYRMTDTVLDVAHELAQRALDAGDIETTLWATQRGLLVESLHEQLWRYRLQAAAYDPDLHQRITHDLEAQIAAVDDDYDLMPETEALMYTTPAAHRIAI; the protein is encoded by the coding sequence ATGATCAAGCCGCTTAAGGCGCTCGGCGCCCTCGTCGTGCTCGCCGCCCTCATCGGCGGGATCCCGCTCGCCCTGCTCACCTTCTACGGGAACCCGATCCCGCAGCAGCTCCCGGGCGCCGAGGACGTCGCGCACCTGTTCACGACCAACGACTCGATCGGCTTCCTGCTGTTCGTGGTGGTGTGGATCGGGTGGATCGCCTGGGCCACCTTCACCCTGTCCGTGGTGGTCGAGGTCATCGCCCGCATGCGCCACATCCCGACTCCGCAGCTGCGCGGGCTCAGCGCCCAGCAGGGCGCCGCAGCCGTCCTCGTTGCCGCGATCGCCGGGCTCGGTGCGCCCGCCGCGATGGCCGAGACCCCGGCCGAGATCGCACCAGCCGTGCAGACCGGAGAGGCCCCCGCCATGCCCGCCGAGCAGCCGTCCACCGAGACCCAGAGCGCCCAGCAGGACACCTCCGCCGCCACGACCGAGGACCTCGTCATCACCGTGCAGCCCGGAGACACCGCCTGGGATCTCGCCGCGAAGCACCTTGGCTCCGGCAGCCAGTGGAGCGAGATCGTGAAGGCCAACGACGGCAAGATCCAGCCGGACGGCGGCGCGCTCCGCGTCGGAGAGGACCCCTTCCTCGAGCCCGGATGGAAGCTGACCATCCCCGGCGTCCCCGCCATCGACACAGCTCCCCAGGGCGCTGAGCAGCAGTACGAGACGGTCACCGTCGAGCGTGGGCAGAGCCTGAGCTCGATCGCCGACGAGCACCTCGGCGACGCCGACCGGTGGCCCGAGATCGCCGAAGGCTCCGCACACATCACCCAGCCCGGCGGACACCACCTCGAGGACCCCGACCAGATCGACATCGGCTGGACGCTGCGCGTGCCCACCGATGCCCCCGCCGTCCCCACGCACCAGGCCGACGAGCAGCCCTCCCATCAGGAGGAGGCGCCCTCCAGCGAGGAGGCCGCCGGCGCCGCCGAGGCGGCCGAGCAGGCAGTCGACGCGGCCAGCGACGCGCTTCCCGCCGCCGAGACCCCGCAGGCAGATACCGCGACCGACGCCGCGCCCGCCGGCGCCGAGACCCCTGCCCCTGCATCGGCTCCCAGCGCCGAGGCCGAGGAGACCTCCACCGTGCCGTGGACCGGGGTCGGCTCGATCTTCGCCGCCAGCATCCTCGGCGCGGTCCTGGCTCGCCGCCTGTACACCCAGCGCAAGCGCCGTGCTGACCAGAGGATCCCCGAGGCCGCGACGGTCGACCTCGACCAGGTCCGCCTCACCCGCATCGAGGACCCCACCGTGCTCGGGTTCGTCGACCGCGCTCTGCGCACCCTCTCCGCGCTCCAGCTGCGCGACGGCCAGACTCTTCCCGATGTCCGCCTCGCGCGCCTGACCGATGACCACCTCGAGCTGTACGCCTCGGCGCCCCACGAGCTGCCCGCGCCGTTCGAGGCCACCGATGACCCCGCCACGTGGCTGCTGCCCCGCACAGCCGCCCTGGCCGACGACGAGACGATCGCGGACATCGTCGCGCCCTACCCGGCGCTCGTCACGATCGGCACCGACTCCGACGGGTACCAGATCCTCGTCGACCTCGAGCACCTCGCCGCACTCGGCATCCACGCCGCCTCCCAGACCTCCATGCCCGTCATGCGGGCCCTCACGGTCTCCCTGGCCACGTCGCAGTGGGCCGATGACCTCGCGATCACCACGGTCGGCGTCTGCCCCGAGCTCGAGGACGCCCTCGGCTCCGGCCGGATCACCTACCGCGAGACCGTCACCGAGCTCCTGGACGACCTCGAGGCCAAGCTCGAGCGCGACCAGGAGGTCCTCGAAGAGCTCGGCCACGACTCGGCGCAGCACGCCCGCCAGGCAGGCGATGCCACTGACCTCTGGACCCCCGAGATCATCATCATCGGCACCGACCTCTCCCTCACCGAGAAGCGCCGACTCCAGGCCATCGTCGACGCCCGCCCCCAGATCGCGGTCGCCGTGATCTCCAGCGACCAGCACACCGACCTGTCCGAGTGGAGGATGCACATCGAGTCCCTCGAGGCCGCACGCCTCGAGCCCCTCGGCCTCGAGCTCCACCCCCAGCACCTCACCGACGCCGACTACGACGCGGTCCTGCGCGCTCTCGGCGCCGCCTCCACCCTCGAGCCCACCGACGAGGTCTCCGACGAGCAGCTGGCCACAGAGGAAGCTCCCGCGGCGCCGCTGCACCCCGTCGCCATCGTGCAGCCCTCCACCAGCACGATCCTCACCGCGGCCCAGCGCGACGCCGAGCCTGAACTCCCCGCCGAGCACCCGTACATCCGCGTACTCGGCCCCGTCGAGGTCCTCGGCGCGACCGGCCCCCTCGAGGACAAGCGCCTCGCCGAGCTCACCGAGACGGTCACCTACATCTACCTCCAGCCCGGCAAGGCCGAGAACGACTTCCGCGCCGACCTCTGGCCCGGCAAGCGCGTCGCCGACAGCACCCGCCACCAGCGCATCTCCCGCGCCCGCAAGTGGCTCGGGGCCGCCGACGACGGCACCCGATACCTCCCCCGCGCCAACGGCGCCGACGGGTCCTACACGCTCGACGACCACATCACCTCCGACTGGGCCTACATCCAGCAGATCGCCGAGCTGCACCAGGACGCCACCAGCGAGCAGCTCGCCGAGGCCCTCAAGCTCGTGCGCGGCGCCCCGTTCGCCGGCGGCGGCCGCAGCCGCTACCGCTGGTCCATCACCCTCCAGTACCGGATGACCGACACCGTCCTCGACGTCGCGCACGAGCTCGCCCAGCGCGCCCTCGACGCCGGCGACATCGAGACCACCCTGTGGGCCACCCAGCGGGGCCTGCTCGTCGAGTCCCTGCACGAGCAGCTCTGGCGCTACCGCCTCCAGGCAGCCGCCTACGACCCCGACCTCCACCAGCGCATCACCCACGACCTCGAGGCCCAGATCGCCGCCGTCGACGACGACTACGACCTCATGCCCGAGACCGAGGCGCTGATGTACACCACCCCCGCCGCCCACCGCATCGCAATCTGA
- a CDS encoding TadE/TadG family type IV pilus assembly protein, which translates to MTWVRAEGPSQRSAPQRCRPPGRRGRHPGRRAQLERGSSAESIIVIPTVFVIVFLIIQVGIWAHARSIAVHSAREGATAAATYQSNRSSTEATTAALTVNADGVLRDYTVTSSQTDQAITVTVRGRALSLIPLYELPAIEQTVTIPTEHYVP; encoded by the coding sequence GTGACCTGGGTCCGTGCTGAGGGGCCGAGCCAACGCTCGGCCCCTCAGCGCTGCCGTCCTCCCGGTCGACGAGGACGACACCCCGGACGCCGAGCACAGCTCGAGCGCGGCTCCTCCGCCGAGTCGATCATCGTGATCCCGACCGTCTTCGTGATCGTCTTCCTGATCATCCAGGTCGGCATCTGGGCTCATGCACGCAGCATCGCCGTCCACTCCGCCCGAGAGGGCGCAACAGCTGCGGCGACCTACCAGTCCAATCGCTCCTCGACCGAGGCCACCACGGCCGCCCTCACCGTGAACGCCGACGGTGTGCTGCGCGACTACACCGTGACCTCATCGCAGACGGACCAGGCGATCACCGTCACCGTCCGCGGACGCGCACTGTCCCTCATCCCCCTGTACGAGCTGCCCGCCATCGAGCAGACCGTCACCATCCCCACCGAACACTACGTTCCGTAA
- a CDS encoding TadE/TadG family type IV pilus assembly protein: MTRLELERGSSSTEAAIIAPALFLILGVLLAVASFATGQQAVTTAAHSSARAASLATSQADAVQRVEGAFTSELQQRGISCTNVSVDVDAAAFTTAPGQTSSVRSTITCTLPYAEVIPVPGLPGTRTITVESTSPLDTYRERS; the protein is encoded by the coding sequence ATGACCCGTCTCGAGCTCGAGCGCGGATCCTCCAGCACCGAGGCCGCGATCATCGCCCCCGCCCTCTTCCTGATCCTCGGCGTGCTCCTCGCCGTCGCCAGCTTCGCCACCGGCCAGCAAGCCGTCACCACCGCAGCGCACTCCTCCGCCCGTGCCGCATCCCTGGCCACGAGTCAGGCCGATGCCGTCCAGCGCGTCGAGGGAGCCTTCACCAGCGAGCTCCAGCAGCGAGGGATCTCCTGCACCAACGTGTCCGTCGACGTCGACGCCGCCGCCTTCACCACAGCCCCCGGGCAGACCTCATCCGTCCGCAGCACCATCACCTGCACCCTGCCCTACGCCGAGGTGATCCCCGTCCCCGGCCTCCCCGGTACGCGAACGATCACGGTCGAGTCCACCAGCCCCCTCGACACCTACAGGGAGCGGTCATGA
- a CDS encoding type II secretion system F family protein produces the protein MTPIVLLVGATIGAGIFVLIRAAMPTQPALSSAVERLTAAPDASQSPDAEPEGFEERLGAWAERTLTQLPLIVTPRRDLALIGWSSRTFYGKKAKAALFGLSLPAILSALAYIAQIPLPLVGSVGAMLVLALVFFLLPDLEVRQRAAEERQHYSKVLASYVDFVALSRNGGAGPAQAMTEAASIGDHELFARIRQLIERSRLRGTDAWNDLRELGEEIGVNDLNEIADIIRLSGEEGASIKDNLHARARSMRNAQLRDEQGVANARSEGMVAPLAILAVTFIALLITPSILNLLSY, from the coding sequence ATGACCCCCATCGTCCTGCTCGTCGGAGCCACCATCGGCGCCGGCATCTTCGTCCTCATCCGAGCCGCGATGCCGACGCAGCCGGCCCTGTCCTCAGCGGTCGAGCGGCTCACCGCGGCTCCTGACGCCTCGCAGAGCCCCGATGCCGAACCCGAGGGATTCGAGGAGCGCCTCGGCGCCTGGGCCGAGCGCACCCTCACCCAGCTCCCCCTGATCGTCACTCCCCGCCGAGATCTCGCGCTGATCGGCTGGAGCAGCCGCACGTTCTACGGCAAGAAGGCCAAGGCCGCGCTGTTCGGCCTGTCCCTCCCGGCGATCCTCTCGGCACTGGCCTACATCGCTCAGATCCCCCTGCCCCTCGTCGGGTCCGTGGGAGCGATGCTCGTCCTGGCCCTGGTGTTCTTCCTGCTGCCCGACCTCGAGGTCCGTCAGCGTGCTGCCGAGGAGCGGCAGCACTACTCCAAGGTCCTCGCCAGCTACGTCGACTTCGTCGCTCTCTCCCGCAACGGCGGCGCCGGCCCCGCGCAGGCGATGACGGAGGCCGCTTCGATCGGTGACCACGAGCTGTTCGCCCGCATCCGTCAGCTCATCGAACGCTCGCGGCTGCGAGGCACCGATGCCTGGAATGACCTGCGCGAGCTCGGAGAAGAGATCGGCGTCAACGACCTCAACGAGATCGCCGACATCATCCGCCTGTCCGGAGAGGAAGGAGCCTCGATCAAGGACAACCTTCACGCACGCGCGCGTTCGATGCGCAACGCCCAGCTCCGCGACGAGCAGGGAGTCGCCAACGCCCGCAGCGAGGGCATGGTCGCTCCCCTCGCGATCCTCGCGGTCACGTTCATCGCCCTGCTCATCACCCCCTCGATCCTCAATCTCCTGTCGTACTGA